From Paenibacillus sp. FSL H8-0537:
GCTTGAGAAAAGCATCGGCAAGCTGACACAAAGCAAATATGTCTCCTTGTTTAACAGTTATACGGGCGCGGTGCATGCCGCGCTCTGGGGGCAGGATATCGTCCATGGCTCGCTGACACGCCTGGAGGAGGCAAGCGAGCAGGATCAGCGTTTTGTAAGCTGGCTCGGAGTAGGGCTGGTGACGGATTCGGAGGTTTCACAAGGCTTCGAGAAGGTTAGCGTTACGTGGGGAAATTTGCCCCGCATTGAGCAGGAGCTGCAGCCGAAGCTGCGGCAGTCGCCGGTGCTGGTGCTGGATTTCACGGAGCTTGGCTTCGGCCCCTGCGCCTCTATTTCGGTAAATGACGAGAGCGTTTGGACCAAGGCGGAGCGTCTGAAAATATTCGGCGCCTTCGACTTGAAGACGATGTGGACGCAGGAGGAGGCGGAACCGGACA
This genomic window contains:
- a CDS encoding degT/DnrJ/EryC1/StrS aminotransferase, with translation MAHTTIITAPEKVTPVIKKEQYFSLSFVLSRVLNSGVIMSIEKNESELKGLEKSIGKLTQSKYVSLFNSYTGAVHAALWGQDIVHGSLTRLEEASEQDQRFVSWLGVGLVTDSEVSQGFEKVSVTWGNLPRIEQELQPKLRQSPVLVLDFTELGFGPCASISVNDESVWTKAERLKIFGAFDLKTMWTQEEAEPDIQPGAQFNYRLSPLVAACVKLSLLRRNSSHED